The genomic segment aattcaatctctttactttatatttgaaataactataatacaaaaattgtattttctaggtcataatagttttacaattaaaaatgcataatggatgattattttaatctaacgctcatgtgaatatgtgatcctagtcttaatacttaaataataataaagcaacgagaaaaaattacttaaaaatattacgattctataaaatttagataaagaatattatataatatgcctattattattttaaaaataatgtaaataataatgttttaattttaatgaatattaatttacgaaTTATGTGCACTtgtgaaaaatgaatattataaataatatgggtactcaccaatgacaataatatgataatattactatttcactgtatattttatataaggaCATTTATGATCcaacgtattaatatatttaaaaaaaacatcattgtaatatataaatatataaatatacacaaattccCGCTGGAAAAACAAGTAACACAGACACATGAAGGCACGGAGCCGCAAGATAAAAATACGGGCAGACGGACGACCTAACAAGTAATTTAAACCTTGTTAATTAAAGTAACACATTTCTAGTGGCTCCGGTCGCCACACtcaaaaaaaaagggtgtccggtaaagtaacaaaataccaaatatttatcaacaaacATTTGAAATGCCTATttgctataaataaattaaaattaaactaaatatttaaaaaaattgtttgtgtatggaaaatgataatttaagtattaatgaaatattccAAGTTCAAAcgtttaataggtaggtactttttgaACTGCAATAGAAATATCTTCTAAAGACGCTCATAAAAAGCATTTATGAAATCACACTCaaaattttcttataatttatgtacttaaGCAAGACTTAAATGGAActtgtattgcatttttaactacaatagtATACGGGTAACCGAATTTCATTTACagagaaaaaatacaatttaaaacagaataaaacaaataataaaataatattatacccatcgGCCATTGCTCATCAATTACCGTTCACCGTACACCCACCGTAtactcataaaattaatattttttactcttaAACGCATttccttttaaatattatcatgactTTATGAGTACCAATAATACGCCATAGGTAATATACTTCGTTTTATTATATGCTCCAATAAACCCTGGTAATACACCAATAcctacgtacctattataaaatatgtaggtactgtcataatattaattattatattctcgtgacgaacaataattatatgtatttactaataaagCCTTTGTTCAGAAACACAGAAAATTGCGCCGAACGGTTCGGCGTCGTCGCCGGTGGAGGTAGAGGCGTGGCGGTCATTGTCAGACGTGATTTTAAATTCGCCGCCGTAGCCGTCACGAACCTGGCGAGCAGAGTACATAGTATTCGCGTCCATAGAATAGAGATTATCGCGTCGCCGTCAGACATTTCATTTTATAGCGCTGCTGTCTCGTTTTCTAGTTGTTGTACTTCACAGTTCACACTGTATTTATTTTCAGCTAAGGCGGTTGCCGATTCCATTGTGTTTTTCCCAAAATTCTCGCCGTGTCCATTTCGCCGGCGGGACTTACGTCGTCTGTTGTCCGATACGATAAACGCATCGAGTGAACAATTGGTCAACACCACTACTACCGTTCGGGTTTCAACTGAAAATTATAACGTTTTTCGGCCAGTTAAGACTGGTAGTTAGCGTCCGATCTCATAGGTATCCACCCGAGTCGCAAGCACTCGGCGTTCTTGgaaaacttcatttttttctaacCTGTCCCCCCGAAACCGATTCACGCCATCCGTCAAGATGACCGAAGAAATCGAAGAGATCGTGTAAGTATTCAAGTATTCTTATTTTAAGGCTAGCGTCGCTTACCGCCGGAAATCGATGTCGTTATTTTCGCGTTTGGTTAATATGTAATACTGAGGCCGCCGCTCGCCAAACAAATTTTGCTCGCGAAATGAGTTTTTATGGAATGACGGGTAGGCACGCGTtttgaatagttaaataaaacatgTCACCTGACGCTCTGCGCGAACAATGCCTATGATTGTCTTAGCCTTCATGCACCATTTGAATAGGCGGTACAccgcttaaaataaaattgcaacTGGATTTCAATCACTGactgttgattttatattatcactGGGCTTAACGCTGCATCACACTTTCATACCTACATGAACGATTGTTCTATACTTTTCGGATTCATACCCTGCTATCTCTCCCAATATGTGGTGTACTAATCAACCGTGATGTCTATGATacaaattttattcaattcagtgattttacatgaaataaatataaaaataaaattattatgacgaGAAAAATTGAAATAGAGAACATTGTCAAGAAATTTGATCACTCAAACCAAGGTATAAAAACGAACTCTGATGTTTACTCAATATCTCTGACATGGTGCATCCTGATGCGATATAATATGAGGATCATTTTATACCGGTTTGAACCACAAATTTCTagattaatacataaaatacgataagtaataatattttaaatctgcatatggttttataatttatattcgatCAGAATAAGATTGTAACGCTTTCACACATGCAGAGTGATCTACCGAACGGTgcctgaccccccccccccccatgcgATGACTATATGTGCATTCTGTGATTGACCAATTGTCATTGTCGTCGGTCATCGGGCCCCTGTGCTAATGCTCTCACCGATGCTGCATTGTGGTGGGAATGCGCCGAAAAAGCGTGTTTTGGTCAGCTGAGGTTTCaatattattctgaatagagtatagtattTTAGTGACTAGTTGTTCCCATCcgattgtttgtttttatattcagtactttccatttatatttatgtcggtattatatacctacacatttttaaattgtatgttaaataaaaacttttagttatttatttctattttttttttatacatattttagccaaaataacatcatattataatcactttttcattaaaaaaaaatacatgaaactCTAccctaataataactattatggaTCCACAAAACATGATATCATATGGgaacaaatcaaatatattaccagtttaatatagaaataatagtattttaggtaggtaagcAGTAGGTACACAAATTGGGAGTAGACTTTATATCggaagatatattattatatggaaaaaacaacacattcttttcattatttaattattactgtttcaattattgtaatattgaaatgtattgtGTTAAAAGTATGTATCATCTAGGTGTAGGTAATAAGCAAAACAATTAAAAGTATCTATTGATACATCTTATTTTTGGATAAGTTctgttaataacatattttgtacctatggaTTTATTTGTTTATGCAAATACATGTACACAATTGGTTAGCACATgtatagatgataatataggtaaactaaagtacttttatttaaatatttttaaacagttttattaCCTATGATGAATTGATATCTTACGGGTTAGGTTAAGTCGAGGGTTAagtatattgtgtaggtatataatgaatagttattaattagtttagtacaatttacaataaccaaaaaaaaatctctatagtctatatattattgtgtcaacattattattatttattgttcattTTGCAAGAAAACCTTGTACCTAAGTTGTAAAAATGTTACATAACtcataatttcttaaaattaactttttattcaatttttgatggataatgaaaaatgttatctatcttaatttatagttctaattaatttttgttcctatatatttaaatattttatagatactaGCAAGTATTTTCTTCACGTaggtattgataaataatataatatttatctacacTAATTGAATATCTCAGCTTCGCCCGTGTGCAGTTTAAGGTATTTGGATGCAGGAAGTGGTATTTggcttgtatatatattatatacaggaaGTAATACAAAGACCTGacagataaaatacattttcgagtaacttttgttctaatcaatattttaaaaattttttttttatttttttttgacttgCGCTACacatatgatatacctacctaaaatttttcaattttatttttttaatactgaaaataatgattgataaaaaatttaacaactttaatatattcttatgaaTGGGCCAATACTAATACTGGTAATCAATATCACCTTAATTGGTATTGTCATATTAAACCAATATTTGAACAcatactgtaaaaaaataatcatataattcaaaacaattgaaTCTGTATTGGAAAAATTATCAACAGTCAAACCATGGTCAAAATGGTCATGGACTTCAACATTTGTTAGCTTATTTTATCATCAgtgatttatatacctattagggTTGTGAACGACCCATTTTGACTCACCCTTATTTCCTCGCTTATTTCCaagcaatttttttagttaaaatattgtatataatgataaaattatctttatttatcattattttttttcttgttttgttGGTAActgttaatatatttgttgtaatttacaGAAGATTCATTGGGGATGAAGAATGTACTCACACAATTCATAGCAACTCTACTAAAGTTTTTTCAAGTCAAGGATCTCATAACAAAGGAAGTTCACAATTAACACttaaaaattttgttaattttaattgggATCAATGTTATTATCTTGGGCAATTGATTGCCTTGCATATAAGTGAGAAGTACATAGCTTATGGCTTCTCTAATAGTAAGTTATCATcaactacaaattatttaatttttgcaaaaaaaaatatttccttttattttttattattatttttatttaatagcgGATACTTATGAGGGTTTAGTTCGCATTGTCAAAACAGAGAGTAATGAAAGAGCATTAATTAAAGGGTTGTCAAATTTAATTGAAGATATAAGTTTTGCTCatctttatgaaataataatgttggGTTGTATTGACCAATCTGGAACTACGTATGTGTATGTCATTAAAGAAGAGAGCTGTTCATCTCCGAAACTAAAAGCTATTCGAGTTTTTCAAATCAACGGggtttgtaaaaatgttatatatttaaattactacaatgcttaaatatatttagttaggttcattgaacaatttattataatataatattatgtgataaaattaagataagtcatatattggttattaaatattaataaggtaCCAGaggtttaaaagtatattatacttttttagttACTGTTGCGCAGGACCGGACTGGCCCAGTGGTCTACTGTCTTAGAAGACAGTAGGCCGCTGTACTTGGTTGGGTTTTTTAGATTTAACGGATCATGATTTTAATGCTCTTAGAATCATAAAAAATCAATCACGTTCATCATTAATCCAAGAATGTTTGGAAGCTTTTATGTTTATGTCAGGAAAAACATAAGTTTTAGAAAAGATTGATTTCCAAGAtgttttggaaataataaaaattcttcatcgcttttattgaaattgttatcataaataatggaattcattgaaatacattaaataatttctatatatttttttttttttaaagttatacataatcataataattgaaacTTAGTtgactaaattatttacttgtcagaatgtattattattttgtgtattggtcaatgatatattatatccaacaGAAACCTAACCGAGAAAAAAAGGCCAAGTACCAGATCCCTCATAAAAAAGTCTGCCTATCAAAGTTGTGATACCTACATTTTGACTAAGTCTACTCTTTCTTTAATCAATAACCTTAATATACAACTACATTTATGTGCAACAACAAATCtcttttaattttgttgctCATTAGTATTGCCAGTTTCTTATTTTGTCTCTGGCATCGAAGACGactgaaataaattttaatcactatttggttatttttgcCGTGCACTCAGATAAATGTTATCATTAGTATTAGATAAATCAAATTTACACCCCCTTATATCTTTAACTAATGGCTGATTTTTATTCTTATCATCaaactgatataatatttggatttaGCAGTTTAGCACCCTTATTAACATCTAAGTTGATGTATCATGTATACAAAATGCAGaacttgtaaaattaaaaaaaatgttcatactcCTACTCTATTTAAAGTGTCActaattttgagaaaattgcaattttttagtttttccctTTATTTGCATTATAAGAATTAGCTTTGTGCCAAATTTCACGTTTCTACCTATACAAGAAGTACCTTATAACTGTAATGATTAGTCAGTCAGTTAGTAACAAAAATCCAAACTTTGAAGTTCTCCCTACCACTTAAGCTAAACCACTTCAgctgaatatattatgtttaaaatttcaaaagtttatcttaTGGTGAAGCAAAGATGAGGGTTTGAAAAATCAGCTGAAGCCATTTTTAACACCAATATTCCTGAAACTGGTATAGCTTAAATATAATAGTCAAGGctagaatatatttttcaataaaatgtgtatgatggtgaggggggggggcataAAATACATGAGTGTGTTCTACTTTATTAACTGTTTTTGCTGATGCAGTTATAGCTAAatctttaacataatataggaaatatatATCCCTAGTATAGCTTGTATTTCCCTAGGTCGATAATTTGTTAACAGATTTAAAAGTACTGGTGCAAGAAAACACACAACCTTGCGGAggaccattttttaatttttccatcaGCTTTTATTCTTGTaactttatatgatattttctgTTGTGGTTCATTCGTGCAATTACTATTATCAAATGGTAgtcattagttattttatatatcttttccaatctagtatattatatagctaattataaataatttaaaattctaattaaatagttattattattatataaatgtctgTGTCAagttaattttctataaaataaatgaaatacattttctaggtgttaaaataattattagcgTTGGCTGCAATCAGTCACGCAAcgtatataacaaatattaaatatttgatttaatttcttTAGGATCcatcatattgttttaaaaataaatatctgttatctTGGTGTCAATATATACCGGAACAGGTTAAGTATTTAAAAGAACTTGAATTTGAACCAACTTATAAAGGAAAAATGTTGGCAGTGGTTCGTGCTTCAGAagtaagaataatttatttttatcttgaattaaaaaattataatatgttactaatattttttttatttatgtttaaaaggTTGAAATATGGCATGTTGGCGTTGCCAGCAGTTTTACAACTGGTCCAGTTTTTTCTAATatcaatttgaataaatcattagataaaaatgttttaattaacatttcaaatgtagtaataaaaatcaatttaaaagaggctgatattattagtttatcatTTTCTCCAGATGGTTCAACTATATCATTAGCATTAAGTAATGGATCTATTTATTTCTATCAAGTATGCAATacaaaactattattgtttaagtaaaaaatattaatttaatttaataattctgttATTATTTGAGGTATCTTTTGATCAAATATCCGATACAccaaaatgtgtatttacaTGGCATcctaaagaaatatttttgtctttaaaatCTTTGGCATTTTTAGACAAccgtaaaattattaatggagAGTAAGTAATTTTTcagtcttaaaatatatatatataaaatattttaaacattactaatgttttgaaaaaaataatcggttatgtataataattatagtgtagAACTTTGGAAGTATGTAGTGACTTTATCTAACAATGACGAAATTATTTTATGGTCTTGTGAAACATGGACATCTCttcaaatagtaaaatttattcgaccattttcaaaacaaaatcccATGAAGCTGACAGTTGATGGGACTggaagatatatatttttgagtgaCATCGACAATAATGTATGtttgcatttattaattaaattgtttttgtttatttgttacttAATTTTCAGTTGTTATATGTCATGGAGGTAGCTGATGAAATTCAGTCtgctaaaaaaaacataaaaatagttGGTATTACTGAAGTTTTGCTACAAAGTCCAATGTTAAACATGATAATTGTTGATGCTAAAGTTGATCATAATGATTTAGATATTACAGAGAATCACAATTCAAGTAATTtttcattaacatattatatcattattaataatgtaaattatttcattttaacttACAGATAATATCTCAACCAGTTCTTGTAACTATAcaacagttattaatttatttgcaaTACAACCAAAGTCACTACAAGAAGGACAATTAATTATTGCATCTCCAGAATTATCTATTGCGGAACAATATAAAGACCAGAATAAAATTGAACCTACCAATATATTTCCAAAACCACCAATATTAGATCTTCTCATTGAATCAGTTAATCCTATTACAAATACATCTGAAGGTAATTATgagaaaataacataattttaatatgttagtttttataactaACTTTAGCaagctataatatacttaataaagtATCGCTTTAGCTAAAATGGTAAGATTTGTATTAAACAACTTTTTAGTTCACATGTTTAATTACATGGAGTTGTTCTATTTTGAAAGGCACAAATTATTtccgaaataatatttaattggagcgtattttacttcaaaataaaaatgtaatattatgaataatgtttatttctAATCAGATCATTCACATAAGTCgatcttatattaaattcatactACAATGTTTTTGCTAAACagatgtaaataattttttacttatgcctagtctataaatataatttttactattttaattattattaaaattaaataaacaaaactctataatagttttaagctgatccctaaaataatttaaatttaaaatatgaatataacttcaaaaatttaaaatatattaaaacaaatcaaattaaattgtacaactaatataatatctatatgtataaaaatggagacaaaaatgtataacaattcatcaatcaagaacggctggtccgttatggctcaaattttttttaagatgtttgtaactgccaggagaaggtttttaacgaaataaaattttaggaaaatccaccggaaaggtaggaaatctcaaatctgtatgtaaaaaatacaacagtggcgctacagtgcattatattatattggttgctattggttaaccgggcatgtttgttgatttcatataatataataatgaatcgcagaatgtgttgctgagcgcaataattctactgtacgtgtgttgtgactgaactcctaaatggttagaccgatttgaatgaatttttttgtatgcgtttgcgtttattcatcttattttagtacggttagattaggattttgtattaattgattatatcaatccaccataggtaaccatacaccgaatattaaataacgaattgaacaaagtttgcgTTACATATAGTTGGTGCACTTaatgggtaacgaagtgcacgggttcagctagttatatatatttatttatactatattatacaaataaaaaggtggacaaATAGATACtgatctgctgtacagaagtTGTTTGTCATGTATGTCATTGTTATTGATATTCAAACGATTTTGAGGGGAGAAGGTGTGTCatcatagaatatatttataaataatcaaatttaacaattaataatctaGTAGCgtaaccattttattattaataattgtataatattgatgggagaaaaaaaaattaattttatattaattacctatatattatattacaaatattttaaaacaatggtacgtaattaattttattaaattatattatgtctaatattGACAGATAATTGATCCCTTACAAAGTAAGTAAATGCAAGTGTAGGAAAGCAGACACTTAGCAATTCTAAGTGCGGTTCTagtaaataatgtacatataaataagttataataaaatactaaataatcttaatataataacttacagtagaaaccgtttatGACGTTCAAGGGACCAAAGAAAATAGGTCATAATAACCGGTTGTTATTATAACAGAAAtgactaaataaaaattgtaacttcaatacatattattattatttatttatgtaatgtataatatagaaaagaagtaaattaaaaaaaaataattatgtaggtattatttaaattattatttttaaagaaaatctgtaatttaattttgaaacttgTTCCATTTTGTCTCAAGCTTTTCATATGTTAGAAATCGTAGAGTGATCTACATCTAATTCATTAGGTATGTGGGAATTTTTTCCACCTTTTTTAAACGAAACATGACATTTGCTTTTTCTTCAATTGTGGATTGCTTTTGTTTGCTcattctacaaaatatttaacacaagaaCACAAGAcacctttaaaataaaactgacgattaaacaatattgaaattatcGGTATTATCGGTTGTAATAGTACCTTAAATAAAGTAAActcattatagataaaatatttttctaatataaccaaaaataaccgTCATAACATCCGTATAGTCATTATATAAAAGTCATAAAAACCGATACAaattagtatatacaatatagaagtTTTGAAGGAACCTTTAATCTAAGGTTATTACACCCAATATGTCACTACAATCGGTgtcattataaacggtttctactatatttatttatttctaatggTGTGCCATCAATATTAGGTGtataactgttttaaaatattcagaatataatagataaataatattataataataatatattttacttttttctttGGTCCCTTGAACGTCataaacggtttctactgtaagttattatattaagattatttagtattttattataacctataatattataataataatatatttaatactaaattaattatttttttgtttttccatcaatattatataattattagtagtaataaatttaatagaaaatattgcacaaaaaatcatttgtttGTATTCACTGTTCAAATTGCTGGGCAGGACCAAATTGATCAGTTAGTGTGTAATTTTCCCGGTATTCCATATTGcctgtaatttttatataatgcatgtagataaatttatataatatacactaatacctatattagttaGTATTTTATGTAACACTTTCTAGTTACTTGTaaactatagttatatatttatattttaattaaaattgtatccaTGGTGTTTTACAGCTAAAGAATTTCAAATACATGAAgaagaaaataacattttgcaTGATCTAAATCCATTGGAAGTTCATAGTatagtaaaagaaaaattaagattaaaaggAATAAGCCTTAACCAAAAAAGTATTCCTTCTAGTTCAATGCAGGTATGAAgtcgttggttttttttatagcgTTATGATTTgtatcttaaaaatatgttgaatttTGTAGATTCAGAATAGGCAAAAGAATAGTTACAACAATATACAACCAATTGTTGTTCAGTCATCAAATACTTATACCTACACACaagtaattataaaacaaactaattattataatgtaaaaacttttaatttatttatttttgtggatAAATTGCTCAAACCAAACTaatgtttagttttaaatttatttagtaagagttatattataaatgtagacGGACTTTTTTTATCTGTACTATTTTAGGATCCTTTTGATTTGAACGAAGTTAGAGAATGTAGTCCAAGTAATAATGAAGTTCAGACTATTTTACAACAACATAATGATCAAGAATTACAgtaaatacaaacatattatatattaaaataattattgtattatgtaaattatatgattgcattattgtattatcatattacaaaatatataatatttaacatacttattattatttaatgtatttattttttcatcataatttgatttatttgaaaatttttatttttagatacaatTATATGGAAACACACAATGATAATTTTGAAACTGTGAGTAATTATTCTAATGGAATTGATGAAAAAGAAGAAAGCAATTGTTATTCAAGCAATTCTGTGTTCAATGGTTCAGAGATCTCGACAATAAGACGACCTTTGGATAAGTCTGATTTAATAGATAATGGAATTGGTAGCCAAATAGACGATATTTTAACAAGTTTACAAGAGATGAACAcacagttaaaatgtatatcaaaaaaacaaaaaaaaattgataatcaaATTAATGCCGTTATgtcaataaattcatctagtTTATGCGCAAATCTAGAACCAGCTCTGATGAGTAAatctaaatgtaatttaattacttgATATACATTAGCTAAttgcgtttttaaatttttgattattaaagatATGGTTAAGAATGCAAGTGATCAATCACATCGGAAACTTCAAATGATGATAGACCATCAGCTAAATACCTCACATAAGAAAATAACAGAGATTGTCAAAGCCACAAACtccaataaagtataaaaaattataattaaacaaacactaacatttttaataatataaaaataatagccaAATTAATtagtcaaataattataatttattaattaagctgttaattattacataattgtaattttaaacacatatattatagataaaattatgtaactttgttatattaatgttaattgaaaaaaaattgcatttcatttggtagtattttattataatctatatgatGGCAATACTTAACTTGATCAAAAACCTAATTCCGTTTTAGagtttctaattaataattataaattgtatttatatttatatttttaggtggATAcagaattatttacaaaatcttTGGTTGCTTCATTGAATCCAACTCTTGATGCGATTCTAAAAGATCTTTTTATGAGTACAGTTATACCTAAGTTTGAACATGCTTGTTGTTCCATGTTCAAACAAATTGATGCGTCCTTTACTGAAAGATCACTAGAATGTAAGTCTATAAGAAAAACaaagtaataaacatttaaaaaattttatttttcttagatCAAAACGAATTAAAGTCTCTACTTAATGAAGAAGGTAATATCAATAACAAATTAGAATATGCTTTTGATAAATTCAAAGGTGACATGAATAACATCATCAAAAGtacagagaaaaaaatattaaggtaccatattttgtaattaattgagtacaatataatgatagttcattaatttctaataataca from the Acyrthosiphon pisum isolate AL4f chromosome X, pea_aphid_22Mar2018_4r6ur, whole genome shotgun sequence genome contains:
- the LOC100163158 gene encoding enhancer of mRNA-decapping protein 4 isoform X2: MTEEIEEIVRFIGDEECTHTIHSNSTKVFSSQGSHNKGSSQLTLKNFVNFNWDQCYYLGQLIALHISEKYIAYGFSNTDTYEGLVRIVKTESNERALIKGLSNLIEDISFAHLYEIIMLGCIDQSGTTYVYVIKEESCSSPKLKAIRVFQINGDPSYCFKNKYLLSWCQYIPEQVKYLKELEFEPTYKGKMLAVVRASEVEIWHVGVASSFTTGPVFSNINLNKSLDKNVLINISNVVIKINLKEADIISLSFSPDGSTISLALSNGSIYFYQVSFDQISDTPKCVFTWHPKEIFLSLKSLAFLDNRKIINGDVELWKYVVTLSNNDEIILWSCETWTSLQIVKFIRPFSKQNPMKLTVDGTGRYIFLSDIDNNLLYVMEVADEIQSAKKNIKIVGITEVLLQSPMLNMIIVDAKVDHNDLDITENHNSNNISTSSCNYTTVINLFAIQPKSLQEGQLIIASPELSIAEQYKDQNKIEPTNIFPKPPILDLLIESVNPITNTSEEFQIHEEENNILHDLNPLEVHSIVKEKLRLKGISLNQKSIPSSSMQIQNRQKNSYNNIQPIVVQSSNTYTYTQDPFDLNEVRECSPSNNEVQTILQQHNDQELQYNYMETHNDNFETVSNYSNGIDEKEESNCYSSNSVFNGSEISTIRRPLDKSDLIDNGIGSQIDDILTSLQEMNTQLKCISKKQKKIDNQINAVMSINSSSLCANLEPALMNMVKNASDQSHRKLQMMIDHQLNTSHKKITEIVKATNSNKVDTELFTKSLVASLNPTLDAILKDLFMSTVIPKFEHACCSMFKQIDASFTERSLEYQNELKSLLNEEGNINNKLEYAFDKFKGDMNNIIKSTEKKILSTQNDLQKQFSILLKEKSHVEPSMKDTDNTATQFMILCDIMKQGDYALAFEKALSASKLELVLFVCEKIQPELLFTPPNALKTPIVLSLIQQLSHDLTNNTELKHKYLEAAIGSLDYTNDHHKENTNLVLIKMDSSVEKFVQQYPLNPYSRRLKMLQLAIKTIISYQTANI